ATAACCAGTTACCAGACAATCTTTTACATTTGCATTCATTAAATTTTTGGTTCTGGTCAGCTGTTCTATTGTCAGTTCCGAACGGTTTTGAAGTACATTTCGCACCCATTCCGAGTGAATCTCCTCTGTCCAACGCACCCCAAATAAGTCGGTGAGTGCAAGCTCTACTAAAAGATCGCGTAGCGGTGCTGAATATAGGACATTTGCATCATAGAGAACCGTAAAATTTGTCATAATTCAATCGTACAAACCCAGCGCTTGCGATTGGGCAACTAACTCATCCATACCTTTCATTTGTTCTGCACGCATTCGCTTTTTATACTCAATTACATCTTGATAGCGCATCTTGCGACTATTCCCCACTATCTTGTATGGAATTTTGCCAGCATCCTGTAAATCCCATATATACTTATCTGATACATTTAGGAGAGCGGCTGCTTGATATATTTCTAGCTCTTTTGTGTACGGCGTAATCTTTACTGGCTTTCCTTCCGCTGTATGCACCAAAATCTCCAGCAGTAGCTGCATGGCAAGCGCGGGTATTTCCACTGTTTTACCTGTTTCATCTTCCATCAGTTTAATAGTGCAGGAAGATTCTTGATTTTCTAAGTATGATGCCAAAACGTGGCTACTAGCTTCCGCCTGATTTGCGTCTGATTCGCTTGGGAAAATCGGATCGCCGAGTCGATATCTGGGAAGTTTCATATTGATTTTATGCTTGTTTTACTGAGAATAATTACTATTTTAGCATTCGCATCATATACAAACTTAAAATTTGTCATGATTCAATCGGACAAACCCAAAAATCCCTTTGTCAACAGTATACTGTAAAATATAAAACCATACCTACAACAAAACTATGGAGGTAAAGCCTATGACGATTTTATTTCCAGCCGAACCCGTACCCTTGGAAGTCCACCCTGATGGGGTGGTGCGAATGGTGGGAACGCGGGTTACACTAGATACAATTGTTGCTGCTTTCAATCAAGGGGCGACTGCGGAGGAGATTGTGTTTCAGTACCCATCTTTGCAACTAGCTGATGTGTATGCTACGATCTGTTTCTTTTTGCGCCATCGTCCTTATGTGGAATTATATTTGCAGGAACGGCAACAAGAGGCTACGGAAATTCGTAAATTAAATGAGGCTAAATCTGAGCCTCAAGGGGTGCGCGATCGCTTACTAGCACGCCAGACACAATAACTAATTATGTTGCGATTTTTGGCCGATCAAAACTTCAATAACAATATCATAAGAGGCTTACAGCGTCGGCAGCCAGAATTAGATATTGTTTGTTATCAAGATGTTGGTGTTTTTGGGACAGATGACTCTATTGTGTTAGAATTTGCGGCGAAAGATGGGAGAGTTTTGCTTACCCATGACGTAGCTAAAATTACACAATATGTTTATCAACGACTTGAGGCAGGATTATCTGTACCGGGAGTGTTTCAAGTAGGCTTTGATGTTCCCATCATTCGCGCTATTGAAGATATTTTGTTATTGGCAGAGTACAGCCTTGATGGCGAATGGGAGGGGCAAGTGCGTTATTTACCTTTGTGAAATATTCCCATAGCTAGGGGTAAATTTATTGGTGATGAGCAGGCAGTTAAATTTTTAGTCGATCGCCCATCACCAATTACCTCTTCATCTTATCTAAACCTTTGCTGAAAAGTGGCGATCGGAATAGCCCAGCTTAATGCTTCCATTTGCTTGAACAGTGCTTGAGATGGTGCGCTTCCATCAGCAAATCTGTAAGCTTGAATGCCTTGTGGGGGAAATTTCAATCGCCCGTTAATTCCCACCAACTCACCTTTATTATTCAATACAGGCCCGCCACTCATACCATCTTCTATTTCGTTAGTGTAACCTAGTTGGTAGCCTCTGGGGAGCGATCGCTCTGCAACCATCTCCACATATCCCTTCGTCAAACGAAACGCTCTCAAACCCCAATCGCGGGTATTTTCGATCGCATCTCGGTTCAGAAAGCGCCAATTCGGAAATCCAGAAGCGTATACCTCATCGCCAATTGCTAGGGAATTGGAATTTCCCATCATCGCAACTTGATAAGATCGATCGCTAGTAAATTGTACTATGGCTAGATCGTTATCTCCAAATCGGGTAGAGCGCTGCAACCGACCAGAATAGCTGCGCCCATCTGAGGTTAGAATTGTATAGCGATCGCCTCTTTCCACCACATGAGCGCAAGTCAAAACTGTGTAGGTTTGCCCCTGTCGATCGATGATTACACCAGAACCGCCACCGTCATTCTCTAAAATCCGCACCGTTACTTCTCTTGCTATTTCTGCTACGGAAATGTTATTGCGCGAGCGGCTTTGAGCAACTTCTAAAGATAATTTGTTTGCCCGATCCAAACTGTTATTAACATTAGGTAAAGCTGCCACCGCTGATACCATGACTAGCCCATTTAATGAAGCGATCGCTGTCAAACAAGTCCCCAAAGCAATTAACGATAGATCCACAATCAATTCTTCCCCTGAACAGATTTCTCTAGATATCTATTAACTAGCCAACCCAGGGAGGTTAAATACTCCCCAGGTTGGCTAGTGGAAATCGACAATCCACTCAATTTCAGTTAAATACCGTTATTCCTACCCCCAGAATTAGTTCCAGAATTATTTCCTGTTCGGGGGCGAGTAGTAGAGCCACCGCTGTTTCGAGAGCGAAATGCTTCGTTAACAACTCTTTCCAAACTGAAAGTTCTTCGCTGTACCGTCGAACTATTGTTAGGTCTAAGCGAGTAAACTGGACGACCAGAACCAGTTGTACCAAACTCCAGCAAATTAGCTAGAACTTCATCTGGATTTTGGGCGCTCCGACGATCGAGGGTGAACAGCAAATTGTCGGAATTACAATTAGACGAGCCACCGTTAATGTAACAAACAACCGGTAGATTATTCAGCGTTCCAGTAGTCAGGTATAGATTGCTCAGACGACCTCCATTGTCGGCAACTGCTCTGCTCAATCGATCGGAAACAATGCGGCAGCGTTGCTGAGGAGTATAATCAGGCCCAAATTCGGTAGTTCGCCAAACTACGATCGGTGATGTGGTGCGATCGCCTCTTTCCGCGATAGTGGCAAAGTTTCGATTTTCGCGAACGCAACGAAATATTGTG
The sequence above is a segment of the Aerosakkonema funiforme FACHB-1375 genome. Coding sequences within it:
- a CDS encoding DUF433 domain-containing protein; this encodes MTILFPAEPVPLEVHPDGVVRMVGTRVTLDTIVAAFNQGATAEEIVFQYPSLQLADVYATICFFLRHRPYVELYLQERQQEATEIRKLNEAKSEPQGVRDRLLARQTQ
- a CDS encoding DUF5615 family PIN-like protein, which translates into the protein MLRFLADQNFNNNIIRGLQRRQPELDIVCYQDVGVFGTDDSIVLEFAAKDGRVLLTHDVAKITQYVYQRLEAGLSVPGVFQVGFDVPIIRAIEDILLLAEYSLDGEWEGQVRYLPL
- a CDS encoding S1 family peptidase: MDLSLIALGTCLTAIASLNGLVMVSAVAALPNVNNSLDRANKLSLEVAQSRSRNNISVAEIAREVTVRILENDGGGSGVIIDRQGQTYTVLTCAHVVERGDRYTILTSDGRSYSGRLQRSTRFGDNDLAIVQFTSDRSYQVAMMGNSNSLAIGDEVYASGFPNWRFLNRDAIENTRDWGLRAFRLTKGYVEMVAERSLPRGYQLGYTNEIEDGMSGGPVLNNKGELVGINGRLKFPPQGIQAYRFADGSAPSQALFKQMEALSWAIPIATFQQRFR
- a CDS encoding MerR family transcriptional regulator; protein product: MKLPRYRLGDPIFPSESDANQAEASSHVLASYLENQESSCTIKLMEDETGKTVEIPALAMQLLLEILVHTAEGKPVKITPYTKELEIYQAAALLNVSDKYIWDLQDAGKIPYKIVGNSRKMRYQDVIEYKKRMRAEQMKGMDELVAQSQALGLYD
- a CDS encoding COP23 domain-containing protein, whose amino-acid sequence is MKSQKFLAQFLVSTIAVSGAVSGVVASTPQAQAQEAEELSTIFRCVRENRNFATIAERGDRTTSPIVVWRTTEFGPDYTPQQRCRIVSDRLSRAVADNGGRLSNLYLTTGTLNNLPVVCYINGGSSNCNSDNLLFTLDRRSAQNPDEVLANLLEFGTTGSGRPVYSLRPNNSSTVQRRTFSLERVVNEAFRSRNSGGSTTRPRTGNNSGTNSGGRNNGI